One stretch of Corynebacterium auriscanis DNA includes these proteins:
- a CDS encoding bifunctional 2-methylcitrate synthase/citrate synthase: protein MSTTPEVRKGLYGVIADYTSVSKVMPETNSLTYRGYAVQDLVENCSFEEVFYLLWNGELPTREQLDEFNQRGRSYRCLDPGLISLIHSLPTDCHPMDVMRTAVSYMGTKDKEHFTPDTDHITHVGHNLLAQLPMALAMDIRRRQGKDIVAPDSNKGVAENLLSMVFGTGEDSPASNPEDVRDFEKSLILYAEHSFNASTFTSRVITSTRSDVYSAITGAIGALKGPLHGGANEFVMHTMLEIDDPAKAEGWVNNALDNKDLIMGFGHRVYKKGDSRVPSMEKSFRALAERHNGAKWVQIYEKMAATMDARTGIKPNLDFPAGPAYHLLGFPVDFFTPLFVIARVAGWTAHIVEQYSNNSLIRPLSEYNGPEQREVIPIEQR from the coding sequence ATGAGTACCACCCCAGAAGTACGTAAAGGCCTATACGGAGTGATTGCGGATTACACGTCCGTATCCAAAGTGATGCCAGAGACCAACTCGCTGACCTACCGCGGTTACGCTGTGCAGGACCTCGTTGAAAACTGCTCGTTCGAAGAAGTCTTCTACCTGCTGTGGAATGGCGAATTGCCCACGCGGGAACAATTGGACGAATTCAACCAGCGTGGCCGGTCCTATCGTTGCCTAGATCCCGGCTTGATCAGCCTCATCCACTCCCTACCGACCGACTGCCATCCCATGGATGTGATGCGCACAGCCGTGTCGTACATGGGAACCAAAGACAAAGAGCACTTCACCCCAGACACAGACCACATCACCCACGTCGGCCATAACTTGCTGGCCCAATTGCCCATGGCCCTGGCCATGGATATTCGTCGGCGTCAAGGTAAAGACATCGTGGCCCCCGATTCAAATAAGGGAGTGGCCGAGAACCTACTGTCTATGGTGTTCGGCACGGGAGAGGATTCGCCGGCATCGAACCCAGAGGACGTGCGCGACTTCGAGAAGTCCCTGATCCTGTACGCCGAGCATTCTTTCAACGCATCCACGTTTACCTCGCGCGTGATTACCTCCACACGCTCGGATGTGTACTCCGCGATTACCGGCGCCATCGGTGCCCTGAAGGGGCCGCTGCACGGCGGCGCCAACGAGTTCGTGATGCACACCATGCTGGAGATCGACGATCCGGCGAAGGCCGAAGGCTGGGTGAACAACGCGTTGGATAACAAGGACCTGATTATGGGATTCGGCCACCGCGTGTACAAAAAAGGCGATAGTCGCGTGCCGTCGATGGAAAAGTCTTTCCGCGCGTTGGCCGAACGCCATAACGGTGCGAAGTGGGTGCAGATCTATGAAAAGATGGCGGCGACGATGGACGCCCGCACCGGTATCAAACCCAATCTCGATTTCCCAGCGGGACCGGCCTACCACCTGCTGGGCTTCCCCGTGGACTTCTTTACCCCGCTGTTTGTCATCGCGCGTGTGGCCGGGTGGACCGCACACATCGTGGAGCAATACAGTAATAATTCTCTGATACGTCCGCTGTCCGAATACAACGGTCCAGAGCAGCGCGAGGTTATTCCGATCGAGCAGCGCTAG
- a CDS encoding acyl-CoA carboxylase subunit beta gives MTASTDSTKPDMSTTAGKIADLRNRLTEARTPMGEDSIRERHSAGLLTARDRVEALLDADSFVEIDALARHRATAYGSDKSRPLTDGVVSGHGTVDGRPVCVFSQDSTIFDGQLGETHGEKILKVIQLALKSGTPLIGIYEGTGARLKEGVAALEYFSRILSLQNQASGVIPHIALVAGAVSGLTAHNVALADVVVEVAQAGQVSLAAGAGSSLSDATSGTAHVQAEDDRAALDLVADVLSYLPSNNRALPIREDEDERQPAAENADLNTIVPDEAAQAYSMATVVENIVDGGSFLGLQTQFAPHMLTGFARIDGRSVGIIANQPDQGAGAIDIDAAEKAARFIRFCDAFNIPLVTFVDSAGFTPDADGAGLVRKTAKLFAATAEASVGKIAVVTRKAYGSAYLAMGAKRMGTDLVFAWPTAEIAVAELDDLVMATGKDEARITEDQINPYAAAERGLVDAVIAPADTRKQIADGLLLLERKAEDRYPRKYSNIPF, from the coding sequence ATGACTGCCTCCACGGACTCTACAAAACCGGACATGTCGACCACGGCTGGGAAGATTGCCGACCTGCGCAATCGCCTGACCGAGGCGCGAACCCCCATGGGTGAGGATTCCATCCGCGAGCGCCACAGCGCGGGCCTTTTGACCGCCCGCGATCGTGTGGAGGCATTGTTGGATGCGGACAGCTTCGTGGAAATCGATGCGCTGGCCCGCCACCGCGCCACCGCGTACGGCTCCGATAAATCTCGGCCGCTCACCGACGGCGTAGTTTCCGGCCACGGCACCGTCGACGGCCGTCCCGTGTGCGTTTTCTCGCAGGACAGCACCATTTTTGATGGACAGCTAGGCGAAACCCACGGCGAGAAGATCCTCAAGGTTATACAGTTGGCCCTCAAATCGGGCACCCCACTGATCGGCATTTACGAGGGCACCGGCGCACGCCTTAAAGAGGGCGTGGCCGCGTTGGAGTATTTCTCCCGCATCCTTTCCCTGCAAAACCAGGCCTCGGGCGTGATTCCCCACATCGCCCTGGTGGCTGGTGCTGTATCGGGCCTAACTGCTCACAATGTTGCCTTGGCTGATGTGGTCGTGGAGGTCGCACAGGCGGGCCAGGTTTCGCTTGCTGCCGGTGCCGGTAGTTCTTTATCCGACGCCACGTCGGGCACGGCCCACGTTCAGGCTGAAGATGATCGGGCTGCGCTCGATCTGGTGGCTGATGTGCTTAGCTACTTGCCGTCCAACAACCGTGCCTTGCCCATTCGCGAGGACGAGGACGAGCGCCAGCCAGCGGCCGAGAACGCGGACCTCAACACCATCGTTCCGGACGAGGCCGCGCAGGCGTACTCCATGGCTACGGTCGTGGAGAACATTGTGGATGGTGGCAGCTTCCTAGGGTTACAAACCCAGTTCGCACCGCACATGTTAACTGGTTTCGCTCGGATTGATGGTCGCAGCGTGGGCATTATCGCCAACCAGCCCGATCAAGGTGCCGGGGCGATCGATATCGATGCTGCGGAAAAGGCCGCGCGGTTTATACGGTTCTGCGATGCGTTCAACATCCCTCTAGTGACGTTCGTGGATTCGGCAGGTTTCACGCCCGATGCCGATGGTGCTGGGCTGGTCCGCAAGACCGCCAAGCTGTTCGCCGCCACGGCGGAGGCCAGCGTGGGCAAAATCGCGGTCGTCACCCGCAAGGCTTACGGTTCCGCATACTTGGCAATGGGTGCAAAGCGTATGGGGACGGACCTAGTGTTTGCGTGGCCAACTGCCGAAATTGCTGTGGCTGAGTTGGATGACCTAGTAATGGCAACGGGCAAGGATGAAGCCAGGATCACAGAAGATCAGATCAACCCTTACGCCGCCGCTGAACGCGGTTTGGTAGATGCCGTGATCGCCCCGGCCGATACGCGTAAGCAGATCGCCGATGGTCTGCTGCTCCTGGAGCGCAAGGCCGAGGATCGCTACCCGCGCAAGTACAGCAACATTCCTTTCTAA
- a CDS encoding nucleoside triphosphate pyrophosphatase, translating to MASTSPSRLSILRSAGVEPIVIASGVDEDAVVADLRTRVGEPSPNDVVAALAEAKAQAVVDELRADSPSAAALTGPAVLIGGDSMLLIDGELQGKPHTAEETVKRWRNQRGKMAELLTGHAVFYLPAPAEREQAGPVDTVTQQAEAAGAAPPETATAGAGYSPHPTSTAKLLWRQDPYVEVSTTTLHFANASDADIHAYAATGEPFGCAGAFTLEALGGWFIDRIEGDPSSVIGLSLPVVRRALEHFGYSAQATWNRG from the coding sequence TTGGCTAGTACGTCACCCTCGCGGCTGAGTATTTTGCGCTCGGCTGGGGTGGAACCCATCGTGATCGCCAGTGGTGTAGACGAAGATGCGGTGGTTGCGGATCTTCGGACCCGTGTGGGGGAACCATCGCCGAATGACGTGGTGGCGGCGCTGGCTGAAGCTAAAGCGCAGGCAGTGGTTGACGAGCTGCGTGCGGATTCTCCGAGCGCAGCCGCGTTGACGGGACCGGCGGTCTTAATTGGTGGCGATTCCATGTTGCTGATCGATGGGGAACTGCAGGGTAAACCGCACACTGCTGAGGAAACTGTGAAGCGGTGGCGTAACCAGCGTGGAAAAATGGCCGAGCTGCTGACGGGTCATGCGGTGTTCTATTTGCCGGCGCCGGCAGAGCGAGAACAAGCAGGGCCGGTAGATACTGTGACGCAACAGGCTGAGGCCGCGGGCGCTGCGCCGCCAGAAACCGCCACGGCGGGTGCAGGATATTCCCCACACCCCACCTCCACGGCAAAGCTTCTGTGGCGCCAGGATCCCTACGTGGAGGTATCCACCACCACGCTGCACTTTGCGAATGCCAGCGATGCTGATATTCACGCCTATGCCGCTACCGGCGAGCCTTTCGGATGCGCCGGAGCTTTCACGCTGGAAGCTCTCGGCGGGTGGTTTATCGATCGGATTGAAGGTGATCCGTCTAGTGTCATTGGGCTATCGCTTCCGGTGGTGCGCCGGGCACTCGAGCACTTCGGCTACTCGGCGCAGGCCACATGGAACCGGGGTTAG
- a CDS encoding sulfurtransferase, with translation MGIPEDPSRHLQQYAHPNKLVTSAWLGAKLGTPGLKVVESDEERQQYDIGHIPTAVRMNWATELGDPTTRDIISAEQFGALMDTKGITPDDTVVIYGDQSNKWALYTLWIFEHYGHRDVRLLDGGRDAWMQEEKETSYDVPVATTEGYGAKMGEHDPTRLRIFVDELKTNLESFQILDLRGPEDYTGLNQDSRWSRHGHIPGAINHSIGRSLFPNSRFRQIEELREVHADLDPHAPTVVYCNDAATAAQQWFVLTHLLGWKDVRVYDGSWVEWGNMMRMPITR, from the coding sequence GTGGGAATTCCCGAAGATCCCAGTAGACATTTGCAGCAGTATGCTCACCCAAACAAGCTGGTCACGAGCGCTTGGCTGGGTGCGAAGCTGGGAACACCGGGGCTCAAAGTGGTCGAAAGCGATGAGGAACGCCAGCAGTATGACATTGGGCACATTCCCACTGCCGTACGCATGAATTGGGCCACGGAGCTCGGTGACCCAACCACCCGGGACATCATTTCGGCAGAACAATTTGGCGCGTTGATGGATACCAAAGGAATCACCCCCGACGATACGGTGGTGATCTACGGTGACCAGTCAAACAAGTGGGCGCTTTACACCCTGTGGATCTTCGAGCACTACGGCCACCGGGATGTCCGCCTTCTCGACGGCGGACGCGATGCCTGGATGCAAGAAGAAAAGGAAACCAGCTACGACGTTCCAGTTGCCACCACCGAAGGTTACGGCGCCAAGATGGGTGAGCATGACCCTACGCGATTGCGGATCTTCGTCGACGAGTTGAAAACCAACTTAGAATCCTTCCAGATCCTTGATCTGCGCGGACCGGAGGATTACACGGGCTTGAACCAGGATTCACGTTGGTCACGGCACGGCCATATCCCGGGTGCGATTAATCACAGCATTGGTCGCAGTCTGTTTCCCAACTCACGCTTTCGCCAGATCGAGGAGCTTCGGGAAGTCCACGCGGATTTGGACCCCCATGCTCCCACCGTGGTCTATTGCAACGATGCCGCCACCGCGGCTCAGCAGTGGTTTGTTCTCACTCATCTGCTGGGATGGAAAGATGTGCGCGTCTATGACGGTTCCTGGGTGGAGTGGGGCAACATGATGCGCATGCCCATCACGCGCTAA
- a CDS encoding biotin--[acetyl-CoA-carboxylase] ligase has protein sequence MDTPTAGHARGISRRALSAASLGERLRAIGFTPFFTDATGSTNTDLVEAVRAERPGGASGGTGKKTFNFYNQSGQVAHLSVLLAEEQLAGRGRMGRSWTAPKHSQIIASVVLRLYGIHVDSMGLLPLLTGMAIAQGVREASEAAGRRLPAELKWPNDVLVEGRKLAGILVEAANVEASAVNGRQASPLLKEAVVVLGFGVNYDLTTEELPVAHATSIALEGERAAQARAAAGPNALADPAGDGRTLLPEREDVVFHILDNLARDVERFTQLGGAPEAVIGRYRQLSATIGSRVKAFLPGDEFVTGIAEDLDKSGELIIKVEAHEGTRPIAVGQRLTVAAGDVEHLRATDDDDSRTSEWGYA, from the coding sequence ATGGACACCCCAACAGCTGGCCATGCTCGTGGCATCTCCCGGCGTGCTCTCAGCGCCGCCTCACTGGGGGAACGGTTACGCGCGATCGGCTTTACCCCTTTCTTTACCGACGCCACGGGCTCCACGAACACGGACCTCGTCGAAGCCGTTAGGGCAGAGCGCCCCGGTGGTGCGAGCGGGGGAACCGGCAAAAAAACATTCAACTTTTATAACCAGTCCGGGCAGGTAGCGCATCTGAGTGTGCTGCTGGCCGAGGAACAACTGGCTGGGCGCGGTCGCATGGGCAGGTCATGGACGGCACCCAAGCATTCGCAAATCATCGCCTCCGTGGTGCTGCGGTTGTATGGAATCCACGTCGATAGTATGGGGCTGCTGCCGCTGTTGACGGGCATGGCGATTGCTCAAGGTGTGCGTGAGGCCAGTGAGGCGGCCGGGCGGCGTTTGCCCGCCGAGCTGAAATGGCCCAATGACGTGTTAGTGGAAGGGCGCAAGCTCGCCGGAATCTTGGTGGAGGCTGCGAATGTGGAAGCTAGCGCTGTCAATGGAAGGCAGGCTAGCCCGCTGTTGAAGGAAGCCGTCGTGGTCTTGGGCTTTGGTGTGAATTATGACCTGACTACCGAGGAGCTCCCGGTGGCTCACGCGACGAGTATTGCTTTAGAGGGAGAGCGAGCTGCGCAGGCCCGAGCGGCCGCCGGGCCGAATGCACTTGCCGACCCGGCGGGAGACGGCCGCACGCTACTGCCAGAACGCGAAGACGTTGTATTCCACATTCTGGATAACTTGGCACGCGATGTGGAGCGCTTCACCCAACTGGGTGGCGCCCCCGAGGCAGTCATCGGCCGGTACCGGCAGCTGTCAGCCACCATCGGAAGCAGGGTGAAGGCGTTCCTGCCGGGGGATGAATTCGTCACGGGCATCGCCGAAGACCTAGATAAATCCGGTGAATTGATCATCAAGGTGGAAGCCCACGAGGGTACGCGCCCCATTGCGGTCGGACAACGGTTGACGGTAGCGGCAGGGGATGTCGAGCACCTCCGCGCCACCGACGACGATGATTCCCGCACGTCTGAATGGGGTTACGCCTAA
- a CDS encoding 5-(carboxyamino)imidazole ribonucleotide synthase gives MSRGSAHAPGAPLVTIIGDGQLARMMQHAAVELGLSARVLASTPDASAAQVSADVVLGDYTNRDHVQEVSRDAAAVTFDHEHVPNEFLDDLINAGLNVQPQPSALIHAQDKLVMRKKLRELGAPVPPFLEITSAQDIEGFFEATKGAVCLKARRGGYDGKGVWFPETVAEAKDLVTDLLAKDVPLMAEMKVQLVRELSAMVARTPGGKIASWPVVESVQENGICVEAVAPAPETESAILHEAEELARMVARELGVTGVLAVELFETVDEVGQPTIIVNELAMRPHNTGHWTQDGCVTSQFEQHLRAVLDRPLGRTTPLAEYTVMANVLGGEHDPQMPMRQRMDVVWARFPQAKIHMYGKDWRPHRKIGHVNMTSAPGQTATELRREARLAAQFLVSAQWADGWVA, from the coding sequence CTGTCGAGGGGAAGTGCGCACGCGCCGGGTGCACCTCTAGTGACGATCATCGGCGATGGCCAGCTGGCGCGCATGATGCAGCACGCGGCAGTGGAGCTGGGGCTATCGGCACGCGTGTTGGCTAGCACCCCGGATGCGTCGGCAGCTCAGGTCAGCGCTGACGTGGTGTTGGGGGATTACACCAATCGGGATCACGTTCAGGAAGTATCCCGCGATGCCGCGGCGGTCACGTTTGACCACGAGCATGTACCGAACGAGTTCCTCGATGACCTGATCAACGCGGGACTGAACGTTCAACCACAGCCCAGCGCGTTGATCCACGCTCAGGACAAGCTGGTCATGCGCAAGAAACTGCGCGAATTGGGCGCGCCCGTCCCACCATTCCTGGAAATTACGAGCGCCCAGGACATCGAGGGATTCTTCGAGGCCACCAAGGGCGCAGTATGCCTCAAGGCCCGTCGTGGTGGATACGACGGCAAGGGAGTATGGTTCCCGGAAACCGTGGCAGAAGCCAAGGACCTGGTGACCGACCTGCTGGCCAAGGACGTGCCGCTCATGGCCGAGATGAAGGTGCAACTGGTGCGCGAGTTGTCCGCCATGGTTGCCCGCACTCCCGGCGGAAAGATCGCCAGCTGGCCCGTGGTGGAAAGTGTTCAGGAAAACGGCATCTGCGTGGAGGCCGTTGCACCCGCCCCGGAAACTGAAAGCGCGATTCTGCACGAAGCTGAGGAGTTAGCCCGCATGGTGGCCCGCGAATTGGGCGTGACGGGTGTGCTGGCGGTAGAGCTGTTTGAAACCGTCGATGAAGTCGGCCAGCCAACCATCATCGTCAATGAGTTGGCCATGCGCCCCCACAACACCGGCCATTGGACCCAGGATGGGTGCGTGACCAGCCAGTTTGAGCAGCACTTGCGGGCCGTGTTGGATCGCCCATTGGGGCGGACCACGCCCCTGGCTGAGTACACGGTGATGGCCAACGTGCTGGGTGGGGAACACGATCCGCAGATGCCCATGCGCCAGCGAATGGATGTGGTGTGGGCGCGTTTCCCACAGGCCAAGATCCACATGTACGGCAAAGACTGGCGGCCACACCGCAAGATCGGTCATGTGAACATGACGAGTGCCCCGGGGCAGACCGCCACAGAGCTGCGCCGAGAGGCCCGTTTGGCCGCACAATTCTTGGTCTCGGCGCAATGGGCTGACGGCTGGGTGGCATAA
- a CDS encoding MmgE/PrpD family protein: MLDHTVRVRKSADDFPLTEHLAHKIATVAADPVAVEQPVADMVINRIIDNAAVAVASVLRRPVSSARSQALAHRAPEGGGGSTVFGVDAHVSPEWAAWANGVAVRELDFHDTFLAAEYSHPGDNIPAILAVAQHRGKDLGLGGSELIRGIATGYEIQVDLVRGICLHKHKIDHVAHLGPSVAAGLGTLLNLDIPTIYQAVGQALHTTTATRQSRKGLISSWKAHAPAFAGKMAIEAVDRAMRGEGAPAPIWEGEDGVIAWMLDGPDAEYTVPLPEAGEPKRAILHTYTKEHSAEYQSQAPIDLARSMRKQLEAHGNGDLRAVLNQVESIVLHTSHHTHYVIGTGSGDPQKFDPTASRETLDHSVMYIFAVALEDGTWHHEDSYAPERAQRPETGELWKKISTVEDPEWTRRYHSEDPTEKAYGARAVISLRDGTVFDEELAVADAHPLGARPFEREDYIRKFRILAEGLVDDKEQDRFIEAAENTADLSAEDLGQLTVTFSPDVLNRAPQIPRGIF, from the coding sequence ATGCTCGACCACACCGTGCGGGTTCGGAAATCCGCTGACGATTTCCCCCTCACTGAACACCTCGCGCACAAAATTGCGACCGTTGCCGCGGATCCCGTTGCCGTGGAACAACCCGTCGCCGACATGGTCATTAACCGGATCATCGACAATGCCGCGGTCGCCGTGGCGTCGGTACTAAGAAGGCCAGTAAGTAGTGCTAGGTCGCAGGCGCTTGCTCACCGTGCCCCAGAAGGCGGCGGGGGCTCGACGGTTTTTGGTGTCGACGCCCACGTGTCCCCCGAATGGGCTGCTTGGGCAAACGGGGTGGCAGTCCGCGAACTGGATTTTCATGACACGTTCCTAGCCGCGGAATACTCTCACCCCGGGGACAACATCCCGGCTATCCTCGCCGTCGCGCAGCACCGTGGCAAGGATCTGGGGTTGGGGGGTTCGGAGCTGATCCGTGGCATCGCTACGGGCTATGAAATTCAAGTGGACCTAGTACGTGGGATTTGCCTGCACAAGCACAAGATTGACCACGTCGCGCACCTGGGCCCATCGGTGGCAGCGGGGCTTGGCACGCTGTTGAACCTGGACATTCCAACGATTTATCAAGCAGTGGGGCAGGCACTGCACACCACGACGGCAACGAGGCAGTCCCGGAAAGGGCTCATTAGCTCGTGGAAGGCTCACGCGCCAGCATTCGCGGGGAAGATGGCGATTGAAGCGGTTGACCGCGCTATGCGCGGGGAAGGTGCACCGGCGCCGATTTGGGAAGGCGAAGACGGTGTGATCGCTTGGATGCTGGACGGGCCGGATGCGGAGTACACCGTGCCACTTCCAGAGGCGGGGGAGCCAAAGCGAGCGATCCTGCACACGTATACCAAGGAACACTCCGCGGAATACCAATCCCAAGCGCCAATCGATCTGGCCCGCAGCATGCGCAAGCAGTTGGAAGCGCACGGCAACGGGGACCTGCGCGCGGTGTTGAACCAAGTGGAATCTATCGTTTTGCACACCAGTCACCACACGCACTACGTAATCGGCACGGGCTCTGGGGATCCTCAAAAGTTCGACCCCACTGCGTCTCGCGAAACTCTGGACCACTCTGTGATGTACATTTTCGCCGTAGCACTGGAAGACGGCACGTGGCACCACGAAGACAGCTATGCGCCCGAGCGCGCGCAGCGGCCCGAAACCGGGGAGCTGTGGAAGAAGATCTCCACTGTGGAGGACCCGGAGTGGACCCGCCGCTACCACTCGGAGGATCCCACCGAAAAGGCGTATGGAGCCCGGGCGGTTATTTCCTTGCGTGATGGCACGGTCTTCGACGAAGAACTTGCCGTTGCCGATGCCCACCCGCTGGGAGCGCGCCCTTTCGAACGTGAGGACTACATCCGGAAGTTCCGCATCTTGGCCGAGGGCCTCGTTGATGACAAGGAACAGGATCGCTTCATTGAAGCAGCGGAGAATACCGCGGATCTTTCTGCCGAGGACCTAGGACAGCTCACTGTCACATTCTCGCCGGACGTCTTGAACCGTGCACCACAGATTCCTCGCGGGATTTTCTAA
- a CDS encoding acyl-CoA carboxylase epsilon subunit — MTEDSQNTPAQEHTDQAPSGQMPSDQAPSGQMPSDQVPAGQSQPDQRPSAHHTSNDLPLEQRATGHKQPHQRLHRTHYEVIKGSPDDAALTALDEVFQSVADRAAHIQAGKKPNTRGRYGLPEAGQRGRTGAPLHPNPIAFRNS, encoded by the coding sequence ATGACCGAGGATTCTCAGAACACTCCTGCCCAGGAGCACACGGACCAGGCGCCCAGTGGACAGATGCCCAGCGACCAGGCGCCCAGTGGTCAGATGCCCAGCGACCAGGTGCCTGCTGGCCAATCTCAGCCAGACCAGCGCCCGTCCGCCCATCACACGTCGAACGATCTCCCACTGGAGCAGAGGGCTACTGGGCACAAGCAACCGCACCAGCGCCTGCACCGCACACACTACGAAGTCATCAAAGGCAGTCCAGATGATGCTGCCCTGACCGCACTCGATGAGGTGTTTCAGTCCGTAGCTGACCGCGCGGCTCACATTCAGGCTGGGAAAAAGCCCAACACGCGGGGGCGCTATGGTTTGCCAGAAGCAGGCCAGCGGGGCCGCACCGGCGCTCCCCTGCACCCGAATCCCATCGCATTCCGAAACTCCTAA
- a CDS encoding Cj0069 family protein yields the protein MHKSIVVFEVRGGNDKGEDGHRRDTMPIVNAIRDKGWGAEVVYFDPEKVDDIFDEVSNNYDGYISRVNPGHIPGGEKGYFEMLTKLSESGLVGMSTPAEMISYGAKDALVKLNSTDLVPEDTAAYYDVDSFHETFPTSLSYGERVLKQNRGSTGSGIWRVQLQDKDLAKSVEPGTALPLDTKLKCTEAVDNHTEIRELGDFMDFCDQYIVGDNGMLVDMRFMPRIVEGEIRILLVGPHPVFVVHKKPAEGGDNFSATLFSGAKYTYDKPEAWQDLIDMFADARPVIAEKLGGDNIPLIWTADFMLADAEDGSDTYVLGEINCSCVGFTSELDMGIQQLVAEEAIKRIEEAQAK from the coding sequence GTGCACAAGAGCATTGTTGTTTTCGAAGTCCGCGGTGGTAATGACAAAGGTGAGGATGGGCATCGTCGTGACACAATGCCAATCGTCAATGCAATCCGAGATAAAGGGTGGGGCGCTGAAGTTGTCTACTTCGATCCTGAAAAGGTCGATGACATCTTTGACGAGGTCAGCAACAACTACGACGGCTACATCTCCCGCGTAAACCCCGGTCACATCCCAGGTGGCGAAAAGGGCTACTTTGAGATGCTCACCAAACTCAGTGAGTCTGGCCTTGTTGGTATGTCCACCCCTGCGGAAATGATCAGCTACGGCGCCAAGGATGCACTGGTCAAGCTCAACTCCACCGACTTGGTGCCAGAGGATACTGCGGCTTACTACGACGTGGATAGCTTCCACGAGACCTTTCCCACCTCCCTTTCCTACGGCGAGCGCGTGCTCAAGCAGAACCGTGGTTCCACCGGCTCGGGCATCTGGCGCGTGCAGCTGCAGGACAAGGACCTTGCCAAGTCTGTCGAGCCAGGCACGGCGCTGCCGTTGGATACCAAGCTCAAGTGCACGGAAGCTGTAGATAATCACACGGAGATCCGCGAACTCGGTGACTTCATGGACTTCTGCGACCAGTACATCGTCGGCGATAACGGCATGCTGGTGGACATGCGTTTCATGCCCCGCATCGTCGAGGGCGAAATTCGAATCCTGCTGGTCGGCCCGCACCCAGTGTTCGTGGTTCATAAGAAGCCAGCGGAAGGCGGCGACAATTTCTCCGCAACGCTGTTCTCCGGTGCAAAGTACACCTACGACAAGCCTGAAGCGTGGCAGGACCTCATTGATATGTTCGCGGATGCCCGTCCCGTCATCGCCGAAAAGCTCGGTGGCGATAACATTCCGTTGATTTGGACTGCGGACTTTATGCTGGCCGATGCGGAAGATGGTTCCGATACCTACGTGCTGGGCGAGATCAACTGCTCTTGTGTGGGTTTCACCTCCGAGCTGGACATGGGTATTCAGCAGCTGGTGGCCGAGGAGGCTATTAAGCGCATCGAGGAAGCACAGGCTAAGTGA